One Alicyclobacillus acidoterrestris DNA window includes the following coding sequences:
- the coaBC gene encoding bifunctional phosphopantothenoylcysteine decarboxylase/phosphopantothenate--cysteine ligase CoaBC, which translates to MEAKSILVGVGGGIAAYKSASLCSLLVKSGFDVQVLMTEHATRFIQPLTLQALTKHPVIFDTFAEPNPSEIAHIAVADRAKLFVIAPATANIIAKLAHGLADDMVTTTALAATCQTVVAPAMNVHMYEHPAVQENLEILKARGVIVLDPGEGPLACGYTGKGRMPEPEDIAAVITAILEQQQDLVGLHFVITAGPTIEDIDPVRYLTNRSSGKMGYALAKQAIARGAKVTLVSGPTNLPPVPGAKMVNIRSTEEMLQGVQAAMADADVLIAAAAPADYRPVEVFNHKWKKSDGLPNIVLEETPDILATVSRSRREGQTIVGFAAETRDALTFGRRKLESKGLDLIVVNDVSQPGVGFDVDTNQVVVISRNGEVDKLPLMTKANVADRILTRVKALRNSVGGGRTV; encoded by the coding sequence ATGGAAGCAAAGTCCATCTTGGTCGGCGTCGGCGGTGGGATTGCCGCGTATAAATCCGCGTCGCTGTGTTCCTTGCTGGTGAAGAGCGGGTTTGACGTGCAGGTTTTGATGACCGAGCATGCCACGCGGTTTATTCAACCTTTGACGCTGCAAGCCCTGACGAAACATCCTGTCATCTTCGATACATTTGCGGAACCGAATCCGTCGGAGATTGCACATATCGCCGTGGCCGACAGGGCGAAGTTGTTTGTCATCGCACCCGCTACGGCCAATATTATCGCCAAGCTAGCACATGGTCTGGCAGACGACATGGTGACGACCACCGCGCTCGCAGCCACTTGTCAGACGGTCGTGGCGCCCGCGATGAATGTCCACATGTACGAGCATCCCGCTGTGCAGGAGAATTTGGAGATTCTCAAAGCGCGTGGGGTGATTGTGCTCGACCCTGGTGAAGGCCCGCTGGCCTGTGGCTATACCGGCAAGGGGCGGATGCCAGAACCGGAGGATATCGCGGCGGTGATTACAGCTATTCTCGAACAGCAACAGGACTTGGTCGGGCTGCACTTTGTCATCACGGCCGGGCCGACGATAGAGGATATCGACCCAGTGCGTTATTTGACGAACCGATCCAGCGGCAAAATGGGCTACGCCTTGGCGAAGCAGGCCATTGCGCGCGGCGCGAAGGTGACGCTCGTGTCGGGACCGACGAACTTGCCGCCTGTGCCGGGTGCGAAGATGGTGAACATTCGAAGCACAGAAGAGATGCTCCAGGGTGTGCAAGCGGCGATGGCAGACGCCGATGTATTGATTGCTGCTGCGGCCCCGGCCGATTACCGTCCCGTCGAGGTCTTTAACCACAAGTGGAAAAAATCCGATGGTCTACCGAATATCGTACTCGAGGAGACGCCGGATATCTTGGCGACCGTCAGCCGATCACGCCGCGAAGGTCAAACGATTGTCGGCTTTGCGGCGGAGACGCGCGACGCCTTGACGTTTGGCCGCCGCAAATTGGAGTCCAAGGGCCTTGACTTAATCGTCGTTAACGACGTCAGCCAGCCGGGGGTGGGATTTGACGTCGATACCAACCAAGTGGTTGTCATCTCCCGCAACGGCGAGGTTGACAAGTTGCCGTTGATGACGAAGGCAAATGTGGCGGATCGCATTTTGACACGAGTCAAAGCGCTGCGCAACAGTGTGGGCGGTGGGCGGACCGTATGA